The following is a genomic window from Planctomycetia bacterium.
GGGCGGCCCAGCGGGCAGGACATGCTGCCGGGCAACCTGACGATCATCACCGCCCAGGTGCCGCTGGCCAAGGTGTCGGACTATCACTCGCGCCTCAGCTCGATCACCGGCGGCAAGGGCACCTATAGCATGGAGCTATCCCACTACGAACCGGTACCCAGCAACGAGGCCCAGGCCATCATCGCCGCCTACAAGCCGCACAAGGACGAGGACGAGTAAGGCGTCCGTTCTTCACGACTTGGGTAGTTTCTGCAATCTCTCGTGGATGAAGAGCGCGCCGACGGCGACGGGCGCAATGAGGCCGCAGGACTGGATAAAGGGAGCGATGGCGCCCGGCTCGTTGGGCAGCCAGACGATCTCATCGTGCTCGTCCTTTGCCTCGGCCGTTTGCCATCGCTGACGCAGTTCCTCAACCGTTAGTTCGATACGAGCCTCGAAGAGCATTTCCGGCTGGTGAATTTCCTTGTCGCGGATCATGCCGACGCAGATGAGATCGTGCAGCTCCTCGCGGCGCAGGCCCAACTCCTCCTCAAGCTCCCTTGCGACGGCGGCGAAAGCGTCGATCCGGCCCTCGGTCGTCATGTCCGCCTTTTCCAGCGCGCCGCCGAATGTGTGGACGTGATTCGCGTGGTACGAGACGCGCGAGGATCGCCGGCCGTAGCAGATGCGGTCGTCGGCACTAACGATCGTCGCCGTGGTGCCGATCGGATTGGCGAAGCGCTCCCAGCCGAATTCGGCGAGGCGATGCTTGTTGTAGAGATTGGTGCCGACGAAGTCGCGGTAACAGGTCGGCCCGACGGTCAGGGTAAAAACTTCGCCGTGCGGCGAGGGCCGCACCTCGTGCCGCACATAGCGGAGCAGTTCACCGTTGAAGAGGAGTCGATCGGTGTCTTTGGCGAGGGCCAGTTGCCGGTCCCATTCGACGGCGATGGCCGCGTCGAGATCATCGGTCGTCGGCCGGGGCGCGAGATCGTACTCAATCCTGACGCAGTCCATCGGGAACCGGCCGCAGGCCTGAACGACGAACGGCTGATTGTCATCGCTACATGTCGACAATTGAGGCACTCTCGAATGACCATACTGAGTCACGCGACATCAGGCGGATGGAGAACCGCACGGACTGAAGTCGGGGGCTCGTCTTAGGGTCGGCGACGTTTCCCCGCGCGATGCGCGCAGTCTGATTGCCACGCCGGGCCGCTTGATATACTATCATCACATCACGAGTTCGTGGGCCTGGCCCATCGCTATGACCGAACGGATGAAAATGGACCGTCGATTCCTGAAAATCCTGCTCGCCCTGAGCATCCTCTTCGTGGCCACCGGCGCCGCGACGATGCTTCACTGCCACGAGGAAGGGCACGAGCTCGGGGCCGAAGGCTGCCAGATTTGTCACTGGCTGACGGTCGCGAATTCGGCGCTGATCGTCGCGCTCGTCGGACTCTGGTTGCATATCCGCGAAGTCCGACCGGCGCTGCCGGCCGTCGTCTTGCTTCCACGCGTATCGGGCCGCCCGCGCAGTGCGTCGTCCCGCGCCCCACCTCGCTAATTCCTTTCAACGATGCCCGTGCTTTGCCGTGCGCCGATTTTTCTCGGCGTTCATGAACTCGCGCATTCGCGCGAAGCCTTGCGGCGATGCACGCCCTCAATCCCCCAATGATTTCCACAGCTTCGGACCACCGGCCCGGGGCGTTTCATCCTAACCCGAAATCATCGACGGCCTCGCGGCGATGGCGCCCCGACCGACATACGAAAGGACAAGCGCGCATGAAGAAGCGCGGATTCACGCTGATCGAACTGCTCATCACGATCACGATTATCGCCATCCTGATTGGGATACTCCTTCCCGCGCTATCCAGTTCCCGAAAGCTGGGCCGCCGCAGTGTCGCCCTGGCCCGGCTCCGCGACCTCGGCGTCGGCTCCCTCGCCTACGCTCAGGACAATGAGGACTGGTTCGCAACCCTCATCGACCCGGAAGAGCGGAGCTTTCGCGGGCTCAGCCACCTCGGCCGGGCACTTCAACTGCCGCCGGAGGTCTTTCTCAACCCCAACACGATGGATCAAGCCACGAATCGCCTGACCGAGGATGGGCGTCCGATCCTCGCCGAGGTGGACGGCGCCGAGATCACCGACGAGATGACAATTACGCCAGCGAACATCGCTCAGGTGCGCTGGCACTGCTCGTTCTCATACGACAATGATCCCAAGACGAGCCAGACCGGGGCGGCGCTGAAGATGAATTCCACCCTGCCGCGCGTCTTCATGGGCGATCGGGCGGATTACGAGAACGGCCGTACCTACTCGAACAACTGGCAGGGCGACGGAATGACTCTCCTATGGACGGATGGCCACGCAGAATTCTCGAAGCTGCGATCCATCAACGATCAATCCGACCCCAATATCTACCACCACAATGAGTTTGAGGGCGAAGGCGGCAACGAGGTTAACGACGGCGTCGCCGTCTCCCCCGCGACGCGCGACACGCACCTGCGGTTCTTTACCGAGGAGGAGGATGACGAACTACTGCCGGATTGACGCAGTGATGAGCTCTGTAATTGCGATCGCTCCGAACGGGAACGCGCCTATTGGCACCCCCCATTCATGATGAGATTGCAGAAGGGACCTATGTCGGCCTCGGTGATTCTCAAATAATCGGTGTCACGCGCCAATCACTCACTTCTTGGCCGCGGCTGCCTCGGGCGAATCGCCGGGGCTGGTGGAAACCACGCGCTGAATGGCGGAGCGGCTGAAGGTGATCTTCGTGTTGCTGGACTCGTCCACCTTCAATGTGACTTCGTCGTCCTTGACGGCCAGCACGGTCCCGAGGATGCCGCCGATGGTAACGACGCGGTCGTTCTTCTTGACGGCGGCCAGCATCGCGGCGCGGGTCTTGCGCTCCTTGCTCTGCGGGCGGATCATCAGGAAGTAAATGACGATGCCCATGACGGCGAGCATCGGCAGCAGTGACTCAAGTCCCTGTGGGGCGGCGGGATTGGGTTGCGTCGTTTGTGCAATGAGCGAAATCAGCGGAATCATTCAGCGTCCTCGTTGTCAACCGTGGTCGTCAGGCCCGCCTCGAACGCGGCGAACGCGGCGAGCAACTCATGAAAAGTGCCGGCGGCGATCGTCTCCCGAATCCGCCGCATGAGGCGTTGATAGTAGGCGATATTGTGCAGTGATACCAGCATCGGGCCGAGCATCTCCCCCGCCAGGAACAGGTGCCGCAGATAGGCCCGGGAGAAATGGCTGCAGGCGTAGCAATCGCAATTCTCCACCAGCGGACGCGGGTCGGTCTTGTACCGGGAATTGCGGATGCGCACGAAACCGGCGTCGCAAAAGGCGAATGCATTACGGCCGTTGCGCGTCGGCAGAACGCAGTCGAACATGTCCACGCCGGTATTCACCGCGCGCAAAATGTCGATCGGCCGGCCGACACCCATCAGATAGCGAGGGCGGTCGTCGGGCATGCGATGGGTGAATTCGTTCAGAAAGGCGGCCATCTCCTCCGGCGCCTCTCCGACGGACAGGCCGCCGATCGCGTACCCGGGAAAGTCGAGCTTCACGATCTCGTCGAGACAGCGGCAGCGCAGGTCGAGATCGAGCCCGCCCTGGACAATGCCGAATAGCGCCTGGTCGTCGCGTCGCTTCGCATCGCGGCAGTCGCGCGCCCAGCGAATCGTCCGATCGACCGCCTGACGAAGCAGATCCGGCGAAGCGGGCAGCGGCGGACACTGATCGAAGGCCATGATGATGTCGGCGCCGAGCTTTTCCTGAATCTCGACGGCCTCCGACGGCGAAAGGCGCAGTACCGCGCCGTCGATGTGCGACTTGAATGTCACCCCGTCGTCATCAATGCTGTTGAGCGTGGCCAGGCTGAAGACCTGGAAGCCGCCGCTGTCGGTGAGGATCGGCCGGTCCCAGGACATGAATCGGTGCAGCCCGCCCATCTCGGCGACAATGTCGGCGCCGGGACGCAGGGCGAGGTGATAGGTGTTGGCGAGAATAATGCTCGCGCCGGCGGCGACGAGCTGGTCCGGCGTGACGCCTTTGACGCTGGCCTTCGTCCCGACCGGCATGAAGGCGGGCGTCTGAATCTCACCATGCGGGGTGTGGAGCACCGCGCATCGGGCGCGCCCTGCGACAGCCCGGATTTGAAAGGAGAATCGAGACATCGAGGTTTTTTCCGGTCGGGGACGGGGCCGCGGGATAGTGCCATAATGATGGCACTACCGCATGGAAATTCCGCCCCGGGCTTCGCTTCGGACATATCTTTGTGCAGCCGTCGCGGCTTGACAAGACCGCCCGGAAAGTCATATAGTAACCGGTCTCGGTTCGCACGCGCGAATAGTTATTTCGGGGGCCGATGCGCTGGTCCGGAAACTGAGCCGGAGCTCTAACTCAACAGGTGCAGGGATGCAACCGGGCACTGGAGGGAATGGCGTGGCGAAGGGTCGAGAAGATTCGAACGGTCACGATAGACCGTCGAAGAAAATAAACGGCGCGGATTCAAACGGCTCGCGGCAGCCCAAGGTGAATGGTCGAAGGGCGACGATCGCCCTCGGAGGCGCGATTCCCCGTAACGGGGACAACGCGAAGCCAACCACACCGATGCCGATGACTCATCTTTCGGATGCCGAGCTTGAGCACTTCCGCGGGCAGTTGGTCCAGAAGCGCGCCGAGTTGATCGGCTCGGTCAAGACCATGGAAAGCGAAGCTCTGCGCAAGACGCGCTCCGAAGGCAGCGGCGATCTGTCCATGATGCCGATCCACATGGCTGACATCGGCACCGACAACTACGAGCAGGAGTTCACCCTCGGCCTCGTCGCCAACGAGCGAGACATGCTCCGGGATATCGACGACGCATTGGCCAGAATCGAAAACAAGACCTTCGGCATCTGCGAAGCCACCCACAAGCCGATCGGCAAGGCTCGTCTCAAGATCAGGCCCTGGGCTCGATTCTGTCTGGAATACAAGCGTTCGCAGGAACAGCAGCGACGCAGGTAGGGCGGGACGAAAGAACCTACGGAACCTCATGATGACGGCCACGTCAGAACCCGCCCCCCCGACCATTGCTGCATCCGGTGCGACCATTCAGTGGGCCATCACCCACGCCCCCAGCCATCTGCGCCTCTGGACCGTCGCGGTCCTCGGCCTGACCGCCGACCTGTGGACCAAGGCCTGGGCCTTTCGCGAACTCGGCGCACACGAGTCGCGCGTGATCATCCCCAACCTCGCCAGTTACAAGCTCTCGCTCAATCCCGGTGCCCTCTTTGGCATCGGCGCCGGCCTGGCGCCGGTCTTCGTCGGCGCATCGGTCCTGGCCCTCATGTTTGTGCTCTACCTCTTCGCGAACTCATCCACCAAGCGATGGTCCATGCACATCGCCCTCGGGCTGGTGCTCGCCGGCGCCCTGGGCAACCTGTACGACCGGGCCACGCAGGCCGCCTATGTCGCCCACTATCCCGACGGGTCGAGGGTCATCGGCACGCTGGTCGATGAGGGCGAGAATACGATCCGCATCGGCGACTTCCCCAACGGCGTCAATGCCCGACAGTTCCCCAAACCGCCGCCCACCTCCAAGTCGGGCCTTCAACCGGTGGTCCGCGACTTCGTGAAGATCGAGGCTAAGATCGGAAAGCTGGAACTGTGGCCGTGGATCTTCAACATCGCCGACGCCCTGCTGGTCTTCGGCGTGGCGATCCTGCTGCTCAACTTCTGGTTCGACCGTGATCATCAGCCATCGCCGCCCGCGAATCCGACGCAGCCCGTCGGCGGATAGCGATCGCCGGTACACCTCAACCCACACGCGGGATCCGTCATGCATTCCGCCGATCGTCATTCAGCCGCCGCGGCATCGCCGGACCATCGCACACGAGAACCCGCGCTCGTCTGGTGCTGGCGAATCCCGCTCAAGCTGGCGATCTTCGCCGTCGTCACGTTCTTCGTTCTGTTTCCCAGTCCGTCGCAACTGGCGCGGCACATCTCCCACCTTCGAGACATGCAGCAAATGATCGCGCCGGACGCCCCTCAGCTCGCGGGCCTTGAAGCGTTGGTGCGCGAACGATTGACGATCACCGCCCCCGCCGATGCCGACTCGCCGCCGGTCGTTCAAAGGGCTGTTGAGCGCGTCGTGCTTGAGAAGGTCGAATACGCCTGGGACTGGGACCAGTGGGGCTCGGCCGACTACATGCCGA
Proteins encoded in this region:
- a CDS encoding NUDIX domain-containing protein; this encodes MSTCSDDNQPFVVQACGRFPMDCVRIEYDLAPRPTTDDLDAAIAVEWDRQLALAKDTDRLLFNGELLRYVRHEVRPSPHGEVFTLTVGPTCYRDFVGTNLYNKHRLAEFGWERFANPIGTTATIVSADDRICYGRRSSRVSYHANHVHTFGGALEKADMTTEGRIDAFAAVARELEEELGLRREELHDLICVGMIRDKEIHQPEMLFEARIELTVEELRQRWQTAEAKDEHDEIVWLPNEPGAIAPFIQSCGLIAPVAVGALFIHERLQKLPKS
- a CDS encoding prepilin-type N-terminal cleavage/methylation domain-containing protein, with translation MKKRGFTLIELLITITIIAILIGILLPALSSSRKLGRRSVALARLRDLGVGSLAYAQDNEDWFATLIDPEERSFRGLSHLGRALQLPPEVFLNPNTMDQATNRLTEDGRPILAEVDGAEITDEMTITPANIAQVRWHCSFSYDNDPKTSQTGAALKMNSTLPRVFMGDRADYENGRTYSNNWQGDGMTLLWTDGHAEFSKLRSINDQSDPNIYHHNEFEGEGGNEVNDGVAVSPATRDTHLRFFTEEEDDELLPD
- the tgt gene encoding tRNA guanosine(34) transglycosylase Tgt, coding for MSRFSFQIRAVAGRARCAVLHTPHGEIQTPAFMPVGTKASVKGVTPDQLVAAGASIILANTYHLALRPGADIVAEMGGLHRFMSWDRPILTDSGGFQVFSLATLNSIDDDGVTFKSHIDGAVLRLSPSEAVEIQEKLGADIIMAFDQCPPLPASPDLLRQAVDRTIRWARDCRDAKRRDDQALFGIVQGGLDLDLRCRCLDEIVKLDFPGYAIGGLSVGEAPEEMAAFLNEFTHRMPDDRPRYLMGVGRPIDILRAVNTGVDMFDCVLPTRNGRNAFAFCDAGFVRIRNSRYKTDPRPLVENCDCYACSHFSRAYLRHLFLAGEMLGPMLVSLHNIAYYQRLMRRIRETIAAGTFHELLAAFAAFEAGLTTTVDNEDAE
- the yajC gene encoding preprotein translocase subunit YajC; this encodes MIPLISLIAQTTQPNPAAPQGLESLLPMLAVMGIVIYFLMIRPQSKERKTRAAMLAAVKKNDRVVTIGGILGTVLAVKDDEVTLKVDESSNTKITFSRSAIQRVVSTSPGDSPEAAAAKK
- a CDS encoding TraR/DksA C4-type zinc finger protein, translating into MAKGREDSNGHDRPSKKINGADSNGSRQPKVNGRRATIALGGAIPRNGDNAKPTTPMPMTHLSDAELEHFRGQLVQKRAELIGSVKTMESEALRKTRSEGSGDLSMMPIHMADIGTDNYEQEFTLGLVANERDMLRDIDDALARIENKTFGICEATHKPIGKARLKIRPWARFCLEYKRSQEQQRRR
- a CDS encoding signal peptidase II, translated to MTATSEPAPPTIAASGATIQWAITHAPSHLRLWTVAVLGLTADLWTKAWAFRELGAHESRVIIPNLASYKLSLNPGALFGIGAGLAPVFVGASVLALMFVLYLFANSSTKRWSMHIALGLVLAGALGNLYDRATQAAYVAHYPDGSRVIGTLVDEGENTIRIGDFPNGVNARQFPKPPPTSKSGLQPVVRDFVKIEAKIGKLELWPWIFNIADALLVFGVAILLLNFWFDRDHQPSPPANPTQPVGG